The Candidatus Methylomirabilota bacterium genomic interval GCCTCGCCGAGGACATCGAGGTGGACGGGCGCGGCCTGGTCCGGGCGCCCGAGGGCCCCGGCCTGGGCGCCCGCATCGACGTCGAGCTCATCGAGCGCCACCGGACCGCAGTACTGAGCTGATCGCTCCCCGCCGAGGTGGCGTGCACCGCCGCCCGGCAATGACGCCACAGCGATGAAAGGAGAATAGACGATGGGTCAGAATGTGACGCTACAGGCCGAAGACGGCCACAAGCTCGGCGGTTATCGGGCCGACCCCTCCGGCCAGCCCCGCGGCGGCCTCGTCATCATCCAGGAGATCTTCGGGGTGAACTCCCACATCCGGAGCGTCTGCGACGGCTATGCCGCCGACGGCTACGTCGCGCTGGCCCCCGCCCTCTTCGACCGCGTGGAGCCCAACATCCAGCTCGGCTACGAGCAGGCAGACATCGTCCGCGGCCGGGAGATTCGGGGCAAGATCGGCTGGGACACGATGATGATCGACGTCCGGGCCGCGGTGCAGGCGCTCCAGAAGGATAAGCTGAAGGTCGGCGTCATCGGCTACTGCATGGGCGGCTCCGTGGCCTGGCTCGCCGCCACTCGCATCGACGGGCTGAGCGCGGCCGTCGGCTACTACGGCGGCG includes:
- a CDS encoding dienelactone hydrolase family protein; protein product: MGQNVTLQAEDGHKLGGYRADPSGQPRGGLVIIQEIFGVNSHIRSVCDGYAADGYVALAPALFDRVEPNIQLGYEQADIVRGREIRGKIGWDTMMIDVRAAVQALQKDKLKVGVIGYCMGGSVAWLAATRIDGLSAAVGYYGGAIADFANERPRCPVLLHFGETDTSIPKEHWEKIKAAHPQIPMHIYPAGHGFNCDQRASYHEPSARLARQRTLDFLRQHIG